In Candidatus Stygibacter australis, the genomic window TAACTCCTGGGTGGATTGATAAGTCCCTCTGACCTGCCAGAAATAATTCTGCCTGAAATCAAGATCCTCTATTTCATAAAAAGACTCTTCTAAATCCGTTGCTACCTGCTCAAGTTGAATCGATGATTGACCAAAATAAAGGTCATAGACATATTCTCCTGATCTCTTTGCTGATTTTTCAATACTCTTCACTATCTCATGATTTGCTCGCGTTCTTCCATCAATAGACCATTCCAGTTGCAGACCTGTCTCTTGATCATTTGCTTCATCCACAGGAGATAACGCCTCCCATACTGGTTGTCTGGTTCTGAAACTTAGTATCGGACTGGCAGCAAGTTCATTTACATAATTCCTCGCTTTCACCTGCCAGTAATATTCTGTATTATAAAATAGATCACTTACCTGAGCATATTGAAGCTCAATATTGTCCACCAGAATATCCAGACTGTCTTCATTTGTTCCCAGATAGAGATCATAATATATCAAAGTGGCATCTTCCCTGTTTTTGATATCAAGCCCATTGATCTGTTCACTATTATGGAATTTAGCTATATCAGATCTGCTCACACCCCAGTTGAATACCACAGATAAATATAAACTGTCTGCTCCATCCTCTGGATAAAATTCTCCCCATTCACCATCTCGGGTGGAAAAAGATAATAACGGTCCATATTCTGGTACATCACTCCCATTAAATGCCACTACTTTCCAGTAATAAGTAGTCCTTAATGCTAATTCATCTATCACTTGCTCAGTTACAATCAAATTCTCCTCTATCATCTCCAGACTATCGGCATTTGTCCCGAAATATAACTGATAATAGGTGGCAAATTCGCAGCTCCAGTATAAAGAAATAAATGGCTCTATCCCGCTGGTTCCATCCAGGGGATAAAAATCTGAGAATGTCGCTACCCGTGGGGTATTTTCCAGATCGTCCATACAACTTGTCAAAGTCAATAATCCAATGCCCAGTAATAAAAAGAATAATATCTTAGCCCTCATTCTTTCTCCTTGATCTAAATAGTAGCCTATTTCTCTCCATCGCATAATTTCTTTACTATTGTATAATTATTTGTCAAGCAGTTATTGGTTTTATCTGTAAATTTTCTCTTGAGACTGTTCAATTTACACCAGCCAAGACCTTGCGAATGGTCGATAGAACTCCGCAATGGTCGAATAGAGGATAGAAGTTATTAATCTATACCAATAAGCGAGTTAGCATGAGTAAGATGATACTTTATTTCACCACTGTCAACTTACACTGAGCAATATATTCGTTCCCGGCTTTCACTCTTACGAAATATACCCCACTACTCACTATTTCACCTGCTTGATCACATAAATCCCAAGATGCTGAATTCATTTTCAATTTTACATCTCTTGTCGCGCTGTAATTATATGAAAGCGGATCAATTTTCAATTTACGCAGTTTCTGCCCTTTAATATTAAATATTTCAATAGATAATTCATCCCCAAAACCTTCTCCCAGCCATAAGATATTTGCCTTTGCATCTCTTGTAATGCTTATAGATATTGGATTTGGGTAAACAAGCAGATCATTATTGATTTCAATAACATTCTCATCAGTAGAATTGCCATAAGGATTATATTCATAAGCTCCCAGCTCAATCCCATTACCCATGATCCGCGGATTGCCTGCCAGATCATATTCAGGAAGCTCAATTCCTTCGGGCAAAATAGTTGTTCCCATATTTATTGCCGGTGACCCTTCCTGTAACGAGTAGGGATAATCTCCTTCTCCTAAAAAAAGCGGATCAGTATCCCAGTTTGTCTCCTCATCCCAGTTTAGCACATAGGGCTGATGGGTTATAAATCCATCAAGTCCACCTTCCACTATATTATGATGCATATTCAGAGTTGTTAAAAAACCACTTTCTCCTTCTATGATTATCGAATGATCAGTATTATTATAAATTATGCTGTTAATGATATTAGTATTCGACCCAAATAATAATCTTATCGGTGCGCTGCCAATCGTAGGTCCAGTCATGTGATTATTAGTGAAAGTACAGTTGATTATATTAAAATTCATCTCACCTACCGTATCAATTGAAAGTCCTACATGAAAATCTGGTGATTGATTATTAACGTAATAATTATCACTGAATTCTGAATTCACCAAATCAATCTGGCAAACTTCAGGCTCTATGCTTTCTGGACTCACTAAATATAAACTCCCTTCCTCATTATTAGTGCTTTTTATGTTCTCTAATAATACATGTCTGGCAGCATTACCTCGTTTATTATAGCGAAAAGCACCTGTAGCGGTTACAATATCAGAGCTGTAATGATTGCTATTAAAAATGACATCTTTTATAACAATATTCATATTGCTCGCTGAAATCAACATCATCATATCATTATCTTCCATTTTTATATTCTCTATAATTATTTGACCATCATAATTCAATCTATTTGATAGATAAAACCCTTTATTATAAAAAGTATCATTCTCGTCAACAAAAGCGTTTCTAACTGTAAAATTCTTTAACTCGTAATTCATTTCACTAAATAAGTCTATTACAAACCCCTGATGACCTATACTAAGATCAATGATCGTGTTGTCTCTTGATTCTCCTACAATAGAAACATTACCTCTCATACTGATTGGAAATAATTGATAATTGAATATGGTTGTGTAAATGCCATTAGCTAAATGTATTGTTCGGGGATTTTCTTCATCTGCAGAGATTATTCTCAAGGCATGATTGATTGTTTGCAATGGATATTCTATTGAAAGTCCACTATTGGAATCATTTCCTGAAGTTGATACAAATAGATCAGATTCTACTCGTTCATATTTGTAATGCTGGACATCAAAGATCATACTTTCATAGTCTTGAATAAAGTCCCCATCACCCTGATAAAATTCATAACCCCAAGGTTCTGATACTGTGAAAGTATCAACAATTACCTCTGTGCACGATCCACTTTCTGTTGAATTATGTACATCAAACCCCAAAAGAGAAAAATTTTCATACACATTACATCTATTTACTTCTGAGTACTCTATAGAATTATTTAAATTATAACTCGCAATTCCTCCTCCATATTTAGTTCCATAATTAAATCTGAAAGTACTTCCTGTTAAATTAACCTGCCCACCTTCTATTAAAATACCGCCACCTACTATGGCTTTATTATATTCTACGATACAATTAGTGATCTCAATAATAGATTCTGAAGCATATATCCCTCCTCCATATCTCCTTGAACCATCCAGAAAACCTATCCCATTTGTAATAGTAAATCCTCTAAGAGCTGTACCTTCTCCTTCATTATTATGAACAGCCACACAGCATCCAGCTTGATTGCCATCAATTATCGTATTGTGAATATAATCTCTATTACCAGTGGTCATTTCCAGGCTGCCAAGAGCAATACTCTTCCCATTGAAATCTGTATTTTCATAATACCTGCCTGGATAAACAAGCACTGTATCTCCATCAGCACTGGCATTGATCCCTTCCTGGATAGATATATAATCTCCATTACCCTCAATATCAACAATAATTGTAGCTCCCTGTATTATCCAAAACAAAGCAAAAAAAACAATAAGAACAAAATACTTCTTCATAATCACATCCTATATATACCTGACGCCCTAATAGGCGCCAGGCTTGCTTCTTCTCACTTCTCACTTATTTTTCTTCTCACTACTCTCATTTCATTAATATCACTTTCCTATTTACAATATCTTCACCAACCTGCAATCTGATGTAATAAACTCCGCTGCTGACTTTATTACCTGCATTGTCATCTCCCTTCCAGACTATATTATAATCATCAGGACGGAATAATTCACTTACCAGAGTCTTGACTTTCTGACCTTTTACATTGAAAATAGTTATCTCTGTGTACTTTGTGCCCTCTGTGGTTGAAAAAGATATTGTTATTTCAGGATTAAAGGGGTTTGGATAGCAGTTAAGATCGTATTCTATAGGAGCCACGTTCTCATAGTGGTCTTTAAAAGATACTTCATAATGAATCCCGGGCATTCCAGTGATCAGACTTCCGGATTCATATAAGTCAGTTTCCAGATTATATACCAGATAGCTCTTGCGGCGTTCCACAGAGTTTCTTCCTTCATACCAGAAAGCAAATTCTATTTCTTCTCCCTGCTCTTCTTCCAGGATATAAGCACATATCTGGCTAATGGTATCTTCCACTACCTGCGCCCCGCAGCACACATCGTTTACGTAAACTGCTACTTCATTTGGGATATCGTTTTCGTCAAATTCTACATATACAGGGATGTAATCAATATCATCATTAAAAGTAAAATGTTCGGCAACTGGACGCAATTCCGGCTCACTACTACGCGCGGGGGTTTCCCAGCGGAATTCATGTTCATCATCTACTGTGGTGATCAGAACGCAATCAGCATAATTGATATAGCAGGATGCTGGTGTGCCAGACCAGCGGCTATCGGTATTGGGTCGGCTGATGCTCCAGTCCATTGTCTTGATCACTATGGCGTCATCGATCACTTCCGAAGGAAAAGCATCTAAAACAAGCTGGCTGTCCTCCAGAAAATATCCTAACCACCCGATTCCACCTTCCGCTAAGGTCATAACTGTATTATCCAGGCACTTCAAACCTCTGGAAAACATCAAACATCCACCGCCATTATCCTTCTCCATTTTATAACCATTCGTGCTGTAAACATCTATTTCGTTGTCCCAATCCCAATATCCGGCAACATACTCTCCATATTCATGTAATTCATCTTCTCTACCATACCAGGCATATAACCCATCAGGAATTGGATTCCAGCTTTCCCAGGCTTCATCTACATCAATTGCCTGACCAGTATTTTCATCCTCAGGTGGAGCAAAGGGCAATTTTGGAAAACTCTTCCAAAGATAAGCCCGTTCAAATATCCCATACTGCCAGGTATATATATCCTGCTCATGATATTTCCAGCCCATATCTGCTCTTGAGCCATCAGGATCATCATAAGTAGTCGATGGATTACCTGCATCAATGCAGGGACTATAGTAGTACAATGAACAGTTATTATTTGTATCAACCCTTGGTATCGATGTAATATTACTATTAGTAGTTGTGCCATTTTCAATACAGGAATACGAGATATCCACCTCTCCGTTTCCAGTATTATTGATCTGATCCTGTCCATCATTTGCATAAACTATACAGTTAAGAATATCCATATGAGCTTCAAAAGATTCCAAGTGTATTCCACCAACACCATTTGTGGAGGAGTTATCATAAATAGTCAACATTGTTAATTCAAATTCACTTCCCTCATCTTCATATGAGGAATATAATGCCCCTCCACTTGTTGAAGCAAGATTACCTGTGATAAGACATGCATTAATTACATTAGCATCAGGATCGGTTTCCATATCTTGACAAAAAATACCACCTCCAGTACCCATATCACCTGTACCAGTAACTTCATTATCTATAATTATCAGGTTATTGAAATCTAAAACGCAATATTGTAGATTTAATCCTCCTCCTTTTCCTAATACAGCAGTATTATTTTTTATAATACTTCCCTCTATCGTTACAGGGTTATGGTAGTTCTGTGAATCACGATAATAAATTCCACCTCCATGTTGGGCTTGATTATCTGATACATCACTGTTATAAATGCTTAATAAATTCATGGCACATGTACCGGAATTAATACTACAAATTCCCCCACCCTTAACAGATGCTTCATTATCTTTTATTACGCAATTATTTACTGTAAGGCGGGTGTTCAATGCCGCCAGAATTCCTGCTCCATCTTGAGCATCTCCATTTATCAATTTAAGGTTAGTTAATCCTACATACATTATTGGCATCTCTCCTTGACTATAGATATTAACACATCTTCTTTCATTTTCTCCATCAATAATCGTATTTTCCGAACTGTCACCAATCAATTCATAATGAACAATATTTTCATTGGGATTTGTAAGTATCACAACTCCGCTTGTTTCATCATCATCCTGATAAGTTCCAGCGTGTATAAGGATTTCTGCACCATTAGGATAAGCGTCCACTGCATCCTGAATATTATCAAATTTCGTCACTCCCCAACCTTGTGCCGCGGGCGTATAATCATCATCTACTTCTATGGTTGCCTGCAAAAATGCTATCGTTACAAGCAAAACAATTAAAAAAAATCTCTTGCACATATTTATCTCCTGCACTTTCCTTGTGCCTGTGTTAATTTTTATCACAGGCTGCCTGTTCATTCCTTGTGCTCAGGCAGCTCTTTTATTGAAATCATATCCAATAATTCTATTATCCCGTTGTCATAGTGTTCTATAGTAAAATAGTTTCAGATTACTGAAACTACCCGCTCAGCCGAATTTATAACGATCTTCCTGATAAATTCTCGTGATACTACAGGGTGCGTATAATTTTATTGCCCTATATATATATATATATATAGCTATTTAGATTGCTTTTTATGTGACAATAAATCTTATACATCAATAATCTCCTTGATAGATACTCATTCTTTTTATAATTAATTCAAGTTTAGAACACTGTCTATAATCATGTCAAGAGAAATAAATGTTTATTGAGGTTAAGTTTTATACATAATTGCAAAGCTGGTATAACAATTTAATCTCTGCTCAACCAATATCCCACGGATTAGAAATACGGGTGATGCATTACTCTTCGATATCAATTAAGAATATAAATTCTTACCTTACAGATAATTTTGCGGTTTTTCTATAGATATTCTTCTTATCACATTTTTCAGTGTATTCTGTGCCTTCAGCCTGCTGTGCCGTAGCTTTTTGCAGCGTAAGCGAAGGATGGTTAAAATTCTTACATTAAATTATCTTAGCTCTCACATAATACTATTATACGTATCTCACAGAAAAAGATGAAAATAGTATAAATACCAGATTATCAGTATAATATTATGTAAACTTGCGCTTTTTAATCATAACTCCCTGCAATATAATAGTTAATATCGCCTGCATGTCAACAGGAGGATTAGAGGAGGAACAACAAAGCACGTACTGACATTTTTTTGTTAGATTGTGCTTTGTTGATACACTTGTTTGCCGGTTGAAAACATGAAAATGCAATCTATATGAGACCGTTTAAAAAGTATATTGTGGATAAAGCAGAATTCCTGAATCATATTACTCTGTATGATCACATATACATATTATTACTCTGATCGTTTCATCTGATAGAATTATTTTTGTGTTCTGTAACTGATTTTTTTCTTCTGATTTCTCATCAAACAGCTCAAAATAATCCGTTACTTCATATTAAACAATAAGTTATATCCTATTTTCACCTTTCGCCCTGCCCCCTGTACCCTCTCTGTGGGTTCCCTATGGCTTGTTAATCACTGAAATTAAGTTACGCAACTGTAATTATACAATAGTTACACCAAACTAAGCAGGAGTTTTGGGCTGTACTCAGAACAAGGCTTCTGGTGACTGGACCCATTGTATCAAGACCATCCCTGGTCTTGGATTCTTCCCCCGCCCAGACCAGGGATGGTCTGGTTACAACGATACAACAGCTTCAAAAGTCTTACTTTATATTTTTAGGCAAAAAAAAAGTGCAGCGAGAGAGTATTTCATCCAATCGCTGCACTTATGATTAATTTATTTCAACAGTACCATTTTACCGGTAGAAGTATATCTTCCTGATCTGATCTGATAGTAATAAATTCCGCTGCCGACAGCATTATTTGAACTATCCATGCCGTTCCAGATAACCCGCTGTTCACCAGCAGACATATTTCCGTTAACCAAAGTCCTTATCATCTGACCTTTCAGGTTATAGATGCTCAATTCCACTTCAGAAGCGGAATTCAGATTAAATACTATCTCCGTTTCAGGATTGAAAGGATTGGGATAATTTCCCAGTAGTACCAGATTTGCATCTGAAACTTCATTTTCGTCGTTATCGGTCATGACAATAGTGATAGTAACTTCATCTGGATCACTGAAAAATGTACCATCAGAAACTACCAGACTGAATGTATATTGTGTTTCATCTGTAACCTGGGGAGCAGTAAATACGGGACTGGAAATCGCATTATTAGAAAGCTCGATACCAGCAGGTGCAGTCCAGTTATAACTCAGCAGATCACCATTAATATCATAAGACCCACTGCCATCGAGGGTAACTTCTTCACCAGAAACAGCAGTAAAATCATCTCCAGCATCCGCCACGGGGGCAGTAGCTGGAGCAATTGTAGCCGAAACCATCTCGCTCATATCAGATTCACCGGTTACAAATAATGCTGTCACCCAGAAGAGATAGGTTCCCTGAGCAAGATTATTGAACATGAAGCTTGTCTCGTCGGGATCAGTAGTATCTTCCAGCACACCATTACTATAAACATTAAAGCCCAGTAAACTGCGATCTAATTCACTGTGATCCCAACTGAGCAATATATCATTTTCGTTTAATACTACTGCAGTCACATCATAAGGTGCAGAAAGATCTTCATAAGGAAACATACTGAAAACTCCACCTTGGCTTTCATTGAAAGCGCTGCCACCAGGATTAATATTTGCTAAATAGAAATAACCATTTCCATATCCTGACCAGCCAAAATTGAAATGGAAATAACTGGTACCCTGATAGCCGTCCAGATTGAAGGCATGTCCGCCAGCATTACCCACACCACTATAGATCAGGGGCATGCCATTATCAAGATCTTCTCTGATATAGGCTTCATAAGTGCTGGCTGAAGAACTGTCTTTTGCCCTGAATGTTGCGGAAGGATGATAATCAAAATTGATCACCATGGCATTACGAGCACTATAATTGCCATAACCCACCTGTGCTCCGGATCCACTTGAACTGTAATCCATTTCCACTGCCACGCCACAGGCCCACTGCAGTTCTTTGGTCTCAGCTGTTGCATAGCTGTTTTGCATACTGTCATAATTAAATTCTGTCTCTGAGAAATCACAGCTTATCGTGCCATATTGTGAGTGATTATATGTGTGAGAACCAACCCCAACAGCGGGATGACCCCAGAAATACATTACCTGTGCCATAGATACTGCCACACAACCTGAAAATACAAAAGGATTGTTTTGACCCGGTCCATAAGGGCAATCCTGATTCCAGGGTGAATCCTGATTCCAGTTGCTGGTCATCATTGGTGACACATCGCGCAGGTCACGTTCAATTTCAAATTCATTTGCAGGTACACGTAAACGCTGCCATTCATTATTTATTTTATCATCTGCTGACAGATCATTTACTCGTATCTGTTCCATTTGCCACTGCCATTCAAAAAACCAGTCACTCATCTGAACTGGCAGATTGGCTGGATCATATTCACTTTCAAAACTGTAGGCAAGTACGGGAATGGCTCTATCATCACCAGAGACTATTACATAACCCGAATTGTCATGATTAAATATATAGAAGTCCGGCGTTTCTTCACCAATTACATAAGTTCCTGTCCAGTTAAGATTTGAAAGATCACCGCGTTCATTTATTATATTACCCGCCACTTGCTGAGCATCTTCAATACTCACGGCTGCACCCCAAGCAAAACATATCCCCGCTAAAATCAATAATACTAATATCTTCTTCATTATAACTCCATTCTTACATTTTGGGGAAACTTCTCAACCTGCCCCTCCCTGTCAATCACAAAATTGCTGATGGGTAGTATCAAAGTCTTTTGCTTAATTTATTTTACATTACATTTTTTCACGTTATTTAGCGGCTTTCGCGGTTAATAATCTTAATATTACATTTTCTGGCTGTGGACTTAGGGGACGTAGTGGACATAGTGGACATAGTGGACATGGCGATGATAATCTGGTGCCTATTTACTACAATTAAATAAGCACTACGTGCTAAAATTAAACGCAATCCACCCAGCCAGGCAGTTTTGAGCTGGTACTCCAGACAAGACTTCTGGCGATCAGTTGCCACCAAACCCCTGTCCTCTGATTGACCATTAGCTGACCTTTTGCTAAATAAAAGAAAGAACAAAGGAAGATATTACTTGCTTATTAAAGTGTGGATACTAAAACTGGGTTGAGATCATTAATTATTCTTTTTATATACCTGAAAGAAATGAGGAGAAATTATGAGTAATACCACTACTGGTTTTGGTTTCGGAATGAAACGTCTTGCAGCCTTTATTATTGATTTTATTCTGCTGTTCTGTATCTACCTGATGGCAGGAGATGCTGTAAATGGAAAAGAACTATCCCTGATAATTTTGTTTACTGTACTGATCATCCCGGCAGTTTATCTGATCATATTCTGGGTTTTAGCTGGAGCCACGCCGGGTATGCTGATTTTCCGTCTGCGAATGCGTAAGATACAAACTGGTAAGAAACCAAATTTACTGACTGCTGTCTGGCGATTTATAATATTCCTTATCTCCTTGTTTTCATTTTTCCTGGGATTTCTTTGGCAATTTTGGGATAGCCGACACCAGACCTGGGCAGACAAGCTTTCTGGATGCATGATCGTGAATAAAGGACAGGATATTCAGGAAAGTGAATCTGCTGCTGATCAAAAGAAATGGCGGGTTGGTAAAATCCTTTTTTCCATTTCCACTCTGATATTTGTGATTTTTAATATGGTCATCCAATATACAGAACCACTATTGCCAGACACTGAGTCCTGGTTAATTGATTACAGCACAGAGGCAAACCCTGAGGATAACGGTTATTACCAATTGATCTGCTTTGCTGCTGGAAGCGATGAAGACCCGTTTGAAAGAGGTTATAGATCCATCCAGGATGCAAATGAATTCATTATGGACTATTATAGATTACGGGAAGCAGGAAAAAAAAGAGACGAATTCGCACCACAACCAGATCTTAGCTGTAAGCTGGACATTGATTCCAATACGTTGATCTCTATCTGGCAGGCAGAAGATTTCTATAATGCGTTACTTGCTGACCAGTCATTTATAAAATCAAATATGGACAGATTTAGTTATCTGCAAAAACGTTATTACCAGATAGCAGATTATCCATATATCAGCACAAGACTCTTCCCTGATATAGCAGTGATATCTCCACCTTTGATAGCACTGGTCAATTATCATCGTCTCTTTTTATCCAATGTCTGCCTGGAATATCTGACTGGTGATAAAGATGAAGCAATTGATATGCTGTTAAAGACCTTTGATATAACTAATCGAATGCTGGAAGAAAGCGATTCTATGATCATGAAACTCACAAGCTCTGTTTTGATGCAGCTTTCGCAGGATACCTGCCAGAAAATGCTCAATTATAAGCAGGATTTTGATCCTTCTTATGAAAAATTGCTCAATGGGATACCTGCCCTAAGCTGGGAAGCTCTGAGCTTTCGTAATGCTTATGTCTATGAATATAATATTGAAGCTTCTTACACGGTTTCCATGCTGGATTCTCCTTATGGCTTTCTTGATTATAAAGTTGATCTGGAAGATATCAGAAACGCCAATCCTCCCTTATTGAAAGCAAGTCAAATAATCAATTTCAGTCTCAGGGCTTTCAAGCAATACATTGCTATTTCTGAGTTACCCTATCCTCAATTTGCTCAAGAAATCTCAAATCCCAGCTTACCAAAACCCCACTTCATTGAATACTTCAATAACACAGTGGGAGTTGCTTTGGAAATGTCAAGGATAGATAGTGTTTATTACCGTTATCTTGTTATGGTAAGGGACCTTGAACTGAAAAGCACTATGTTACGTGCAGCGGCAAGTATTAAGCATCATGAAATAGCCTCAAGTGATGTACAATTATTCCTGGATAATAATAAAGATAAATGGTATAATCTTTATTCCGACGAACCATTTAACTGGGATGAAGCGAGCCAGGAAATATCTTTCACAGGACCCATGCCGGAAGAATTTCCTGATAAAAGGAAGTTGAAGCTGAGTTTGGATTAAGATAAATTCAGGGTAATATCAGGTTTTTCTTGACTTTTATTGATAGTTGATATTGAGTTAGTCATGGAAAAAATAATAATACTGGGTGGAGGGATTTCAGCGGAACGTGAAATATCGCTGCTTACATCCCACACGATCAAGTCTGCATTGGAATCTGATGAGATGATAGCAGAAATACTTGATCCGGCAGATTTTACTGACTGGACTGCTCTGATCGCTCATCTGAAAAGTGCCCAGCCAGACATGATATTTATGGGACTTCATGGTGCTGCTGGTGAAGATGGAAGTTTGCAGAACCACCTGGAATCTCATGACCTGCCGTTTACCGGCTCAGGCTCAGAAGCCTGTCAGCTGGCGATGGATAAAAATACTGCTCTTGATCTGGCTACTCAATTAAATATTCCTGTCCCTTCACGGGTTTACCTCAATAAATCTGACTTTTATTCTGAGGAAGAGATCATTAATTTCACGGGATTACCTTTAGTGGTGAAACCTAATTCTTCCGGCTCTTCTGTGGGCATAAGTATTGTAAAGGAAAAATCAGAATTAACCGAAGCCATGACCGATGCCTGGAAACATAACGACTGGCTGCTCTGTGAAAAATTTATTCCGGGCAGAGAATTGACAGTAACTATTCTGGATGATAA contains:
- a CDS encoding choice-of-anchor Q domain-containing protein; amino-acid sequence: MKKYFVLIVFFALFWIIQGATIIVDIEGNGDYISIQEGINASADGDTVLVYPGRYYENTDFNGKSIALGSLEMTTGNRDYIHNTIIDGNQAGCCVAVHNNEGEGTALRGFTITNGIGFLDGSRRYGGGIYASESIIEITNCIVEYNKAIVGGGILIEGGQVNLTGSTFRFNYGTKYGGGIASYNLNNSIEYSEVNRCNVYENFSLLGFDVHNSTESGSCTEVIVDTFTVSEPWGYEFYQGDGDFIQDYESMIFDVQHYKYERVESDLFVSTSGNDSNSGLSIEYPLQTINHALRIISADEENPRTIHLANGIYTTIFNYQLFPISMRGNVSIVGESRDNTIIDLSIGHQGFVIDLFSEMNYELKNFTVRNAFVDENDTFYNKGFYLSNRLNYDGQIIIENIKMEDNDMMMLISASNMNIVIKDVIFNSNHYSSDIVTATGAFRYNKRGNAARHVLLENIKSTNNEEGSLYLVSPESIEPEVCQIDLVNSEFSDNYYVNNQSPDFHVGLSIDTVGEMNFNIINCTFTNNHMTGPTIGSAPIRLLFGSNTNIINSIIYNNTDHSIIIEGESGFLTTLNMHHNIVEGGLDGFITHQPYVLNWDEETNWDTDPLFLGEGDYPYSLQEGSPAINMGTTILPEGIELPEYDLAGNPRIMGNGIELGAYEYNPYGNSTDENVIEINNDLLVYPNPISISITRDAKANILWLGEGFGDELSIEIFNIKGQKLRKLKIDPLSYNYSATRDVKLKMNSASWDLCDQAGEIVSSGVYFVRVKAGNEYIAQCKLTVVK
- a CDS encoding C10 family peptidase, whose amino-acid sequence is MKKILVLLILAGICFAWGAAVSIEDAQQVAGNIINERGDLSNLNWTGTYVIGEETPDFYIFNHDNSGYVIVSGDDRAIPVLAYSFESEYDPANLPVQMSDWFFEWQWQMEQIRVNDLSADDKINNEWQRLRVPANEFEIERDLRDVSPMMTSNWNQDSPWNQDCPYGPGQNNPFVFSGCVAVSMAQVMYFWGHPAVGVGSHTYNHSQYGTISCDFSETEFNYDSMQNSYATAETKELQWACGVAVEMDYSSSGSGAQVGYGNYSARNAMVINFDYHPSATFRAKDSSSASTYEAYIREDLDNGMPLIYSGVGNAGGHAFNLDGYQGTSYFHFNFGWSGYGNGYFYLANINPGGSAFNESQGGVFSMFPYEDLSAPYDVTAVVLNENDILLSWDHSELDRSLLGFNVYSNGVLEDTTDPDETSFMFNNLAQGTYLFWVTALFVTGESDMSEMVSATIAPATAPVADAGDDFTAVSGEEVTLDGSGSYDINGDLLSYNWTAPAGIELSNNAISSPVFTAPQVTDETQYTFSLVVSDGTFFSDPDEVTITIVMTDNDENEVSDANLVLLGNYPNPFNPETEIVFNLNSASEVELSIYNLKGQMIRTLVNGNMSAGEQRVIWNGMDSSNNAVGSGIYYYQIRSGRYTSTGKMVLLK
- a CDS encoding RDD family protein, with translation MSNTTTGFGFGMKRLAAFIIDFILLFCIYLMAGDAVNGKELSLIILFTVLIIPAVYLIIFWVLAGATPGMLIFRLRMRKIQTGKKPNLLTAVWRFIIFLISLFSFFLGFLWQFWDSRHQTWADKLSGCMIVNKGQDIQESESAADQKKWRVGKILFSISTLIFVIFNMVIQYTEPLLPDTESWLIDYSTEANPEDNGYYQLICFAAGSDEDPFERGYRSIQDANEFIMDYYRLREAGKKRDEFAPQPDLSCKLDIDSNTLISIWQAEDFYNALLADQSFIKSNMDRFSYLQKRYYQIADYPYISTRLFPDIAVISPPLIALVNYHRLFLSNVCLEYLTGDKDEAIDMLLKTFDITNRMLEESDSMIMKLTSSVLMQLSQDTCQKMLNYKQDFDPSYEKLLNGIPALSWEALSFRNAYVYEYNIEASYTVSMLDSPYGFLDYKVDLEDIRNANPPLLKASQIINFSLRAFKQYIAISELPYPQFAQEISNPSLPKPHFIEYFNNTVGVALEMSRIDSVYYRYLVMVRDLELKSTMLRAAASIKHHEIASSDVQLFLDNNKDKWYNLYSDEPFNWDEASQEISFTGPMPEEFPDKRKLKLSLD
- a CDS encoding T9SS type A sorting domain-containing protein, whose amino-acid sequence is MCKRFFLIVLLVTIAFLQATIEVDDDYTPAAQGWGVTKFDNIQDAVDAYPNGAEILIHAGTYQDDDETSGVVILTNPNENIVHYELIGDSSENTIIDGENERRCVNIYSQGEMPIMYVGLTNLKLINGDAQDGAGILAALNTRLTVNNCVIKDNEASVKGGGICSINSGTCAMNLLSIYNSDVSDNQAQHGGGIYYRDSQNYHNPVTIEGSIIKNNTAVLGKGGGLNLQYCVLDFNNLIIIDNEVTGTGDMGTGGGIFCQDMETDPDANVINACLITGNLASTSGGALYSSYEDEGSEFELTMLTIYDNSSTNGVGGIHLESFEAHMDILNCIVYANDGQDQINNTGNGEVDISYSCIENGTTTNSNITSIPRVDTNNNCSLYYYSPCIDAGNPSTTYDDPDGSRADMGWKYHEQDIYTWQYGIFERAYLWKSFPKLPFAPPEDENTGQAIDVDEAWESWNPIPDGLYAWYGREDELHEYGEYVAGYWDWDNEIDVYSTNGYKMEKDNGGGCLMFSRGLKCLDNTVMTLAEGGIGWLGYFLEDSQLVLDAFPSEVIDDAIVIKTMDWSISRPNTDSRWSGTPASCYINYADCVLITTVDDEHEFRWETPARSSEPELRPVAEHFTFNDDIDYIPVYVEFDENDIPNEVAVYVNDVCCGAQVVEDTISQICAYILEEEQGEEIEFAFWYEGRNSVERRKSYLVYNLETDLYESGSLITGMPGIHYEVSFKDHYENVAPIEYDLNCYPNPFNPEITISFSTTEGTKYTEITIFNVKGQKVKTLVSELFRPDDYNIVWKGDDNAGNKVSSGVYYIRLQVGEDIVNRKVILMK
- a CDS encoding D-alanine--D-alanine ligase, with the protein product MEKIIILGGGISAEREISLLTSHTIKSALESDEMIAEILDPADFTDWTALIAHLKSAQPDMIFMGLHGAAGEDGSLQNHLESHDLPFTGSGSEACQLAMDKNTALDLATQLNIPVPSRVYLNKSDFYSEEEIINFTGLPLVVKPNSSGSSVGISIVKEKSELTEAMTDAWKHNDWLLCEKFIPGRELTVTILDDKALPVVEIKPYQGWYDFANKYTHGNTEYICPADLTELEKETIQQYALDIFNTMGCKVYSRIDFRYDGDKFYFLEVNTLPGMTSLSLTPMAAKAVGLDLRALLLKIIELSKHK